One genomic region from Cetobacterium somerae encodes:
- a CDS encoding SAM-dependent methyltransferase: MFIYTIVNIGSEKLLKEEVAIKYPELSFAYSRPGYITFKDNSETLNFNSKLNLVFARAYGISLGKVDKSNLENEIRKYSIDKIHKFSFVNGESSGEYANIGDTILDVLEVKEGEYWLGMRKAHKCSWLIPGANPNLVLPKSAPSRAYLKIAEALIWSNYNCGKNEIVLELGSAPGGASYAMVERGFRVYGVDNALMNEDLLKNPMFTHIKEPMQKVQDSDIPRPCHLLVSDVNVLPSLILGQLKRFMSIRPSIHTVYYTLKIGDKISVKEVLKHIDTFKTFGFTEVKATQLPSNKSEVLLYGKK, encoded by the coding sequence ATGTTTATTTATACAATTGTTAATATTGGAAGTGAAAAATTATTAAAAGAAGAGGTAGCTATTAAATATCCTGAATTAAGCTTTGCTTATTCTAGACCCGGTTATATAACTTTTAAAGATAATAGTGAAACTTTGAATTTCAACAGTAAGCTAAATTTAGTTTTTGCAAGAGCGTATGGAATATCTTTAGGAAAAGTTGATAAAAGCAACCTAGAAAATGAGATAAGAAAATATTCTATTGATAAAATTCATAAATTTTCTTTCGTAAATGGTGAATCTTCAGGAGAATATGCAAATATTGGAGATACTATTTTAGATGTATTAGAAGTTAAAGAAGGTGAATATTGGTTAGGAATGAGAAAAGCTCACAAATGTTCTTGGCTTATTCCAGGTGCAAACCCTAATTTAGTCCTTCCTAAATCAGCTCCATCTAGAGCTTATTTAAAAATAGCTGAAGCTTTAATCTGGTCAAACTATAATTGTGGCAAAAATGAAATTGTTCTTGAATTAGGTTCAGCTCCTGGTGGAGCAAGTTATGCTATGGTAGAAAGAGGTTTCAGAGTTTATGGAGTAGATAATGCTCTTATGAATGAAGATCTTTTAAAAAATCCTATGTTTACTCATATAAAAGAACCTATGCAAAAAGTTCAAGATTCTGATATTCCTAGGCCATGTCATCTCCTGGTATCTGATGTTAATGTCTTACCATCACTTATTTTAGGTCAACTTAAAAGATTTATGTCTATAAGACCGAGCATTCATACAGTTTACTACACTCTAAAAATTGGAGATAAAATATCTGTAAAAGAAGTTTTAAAACATATTGATACATTTAAAACATTTGGATTTACTGAAGTAAAAGCAACTCAACTTCCAAGTAATAAATCTGAAGTTTTACTTTACGGTAAAAAATAA